A window of Streptomyces broussonetiae genomic DNA:
GCAATCTGCCGCCGGTCCGGCCTCACCGCGCCCTCTGTGCACCCTCGATGCGCCCGCGACGCATCAGAGCACTCCGCCGGCCTCGTCCTGGAAGGCCTCTGTCCAGTAGTGCCAGTCGGTGGCCGAAGAGGTGCCCGTGGGGTCGACGGTCGTCAGGGTGTGGATCATGGCTGCGGCCAGCTGCTCGTAGGACAGGGTCGGCAGTTCGTGGTGCAGGTGGCGGTGGATGGTGCGCTCGTGGTGCAGGAGCCAGAGGGTGAAGGCCAGGGTGGAGACGTCCGTGTTGAGGGGGTGGAGCGTGGCGTCCGGCTCGCTGAAGGTCAGCACGGCGCCCGTTCTGCCGTCGACCACCAGGCTGGTGTCCTCCAGCAGGTAGCCGAGGCGGACCAAGTGGTCGGCGTGGGCCGGGAGTTCGTCCAGAGGGAATCCGCCCGGGTGCTCCTGTGTGAAGTACTCGCGCAGTGTCGGGAGGGGTTCGTCCGTGTCGGTGTGGAAGAGCACCGCCTGTTCCGGCAGGCCCGTCTCGCGCAGGAAACGCCGGGTCGACTCGTGCGTGAGCGTCGGCGGGAAGTCGACCTCCTCGAAGCGGGACACCCTGCCGTGCCCGAACTCCTGGTCCAGGACGCGCGCGGGGACGTCCAGGGTGAGGCCGCACGCCGTGCCGGGGCCGGCGACCAGGGCGAGCGGGCGGATCAGGGCCGCCACCTTCCAGTACGGCGGGACCGCGCCGTCCGCGCCCTCCTCGAACAGGGCGAGCAGGCGGCGGGTTGCCTCCGCGGCCGTCTGGGGGCCGTACTGGCCCGCCAGGGACGCGAAACGGCCGCGCAGGCCCGCCAGTTCCTCGGTGACCGCGGCGAAGCGCAGCAACGTGGTCAGGGAGGGTGCGAAGGGACGGAGGTCCGACGGGTCGAAGAGATGGGCCGTCGTGATCTCGCCCGTGGCGCCGTCGAGCAGGATCGACTCGCGCCCCATGCCGGCCGGGCTGAGCAGCTCGCCTATGACCAGGCGGCCACGCAGCTCCTCCGCCAGCCGGAACGGGGCGTCCGCGGCGTCGGCGAGCGTGCGCAGGCCGTGCGTACGCAGCGGCGAGAAGGTCAGCAGGTCGGTGTGCGCGGGCAGTCCGGCGCCGCTGAGCAGGCCGCGCGTCGGCGCGTGCGTGACGTAGCGGTCCAGCTCCGCCTCGGTCAGCGTGATCGCCGCAATCCCGGTGTCGGTCGTGCTCATCGATCCCCCGCGATCTTCCCCGTCCAAGCCCCACGTACGTCCGTGAGCGCAGCCGCCCCCACTGCTTCGCAGACTACGCCGCCCCACTGACAACGGCCCTCGGGGGAAAGGACGCCGGGCGGCTCGTGCGCGTTGCGCGCCGGCGCAGCTCCTCGTCCGGTTCCGCCACCGCGCACGCCGCCCCGTCGCTCACACGGGGCAGCAGCTCACTGGGCGGTCACCACCGCCGCCTGCGGGCGGATCGGGAGGCGGTTGACGGGGCGGCCGGTGGCCGCGCGGACGGCGGAGGCGATCGCCGCGGGGGACGTCACCACCGGCACCGCGCTGACGGACTTGGCGCCGAAGGGTGCCACCACGTCGCGTTCCTCCACCAGCTTCACGATCTGGATGTCCGGCGCGTCCAGGGCGGTCGGCAGGGTGTATCCGGTCAGGTCCGGGTGGCGGACCAGGCCGCGGGGCGTACGGAGGTTCTCCGTCAGGGCGATGCCGACGCCCTGGGTGACGCCCGCCTCGATCCGGGCCGTCAGCTGGGCCGGGTTCAGCACCCTGCCGACGTCCTGCGCCACCGCCAGCTCCACCACCCGCACCGAGCCCAGCTCGATGTCGACGTCCACCACCGCGCGGATCGCGCAGAACGCGAGCCCCACGAAGGCGTCGCCCTGGCCGGAGGCGTTGAGCGGCTCGGTGGGGTGCGGGCGGCACTGCGCCGTGGCCCACAGCTCCTTGCCCTCCATCGCCTCCGTGACGGTGGTCGACAGGACGCCGTCGTACGACGTGATCCTGCCGTCGGTGATCTGCAGCAGTTCCGTCGACATGCCGAACTTGTGCGCCAGCGGCTGGAGGAGCTGGGTGCGGACCATCTTCGCCGCGCGTTCCACCGCGCCGCCCGACACCCAGGTGTGCCGGCCCCGGCAGCCCGCGCCGGCCGGCGGCTGGTCGGTGTCGACCGGGGCCACGTGGACTTCCTCGATGCCGAGGGTCTCCTGGACGATCTGGCGGGCCAGCGTGGTGAAGCCCTGGCCGCTCTCCACCGCCGCGCACAGGACGGTCGCGACGCCGTCGTGGACCTTGACGGTCGCCGTGGACACCTCGTCGGCGCCCTCCGCGCCGAGCATGTGCACCATGCCCAGGCCGTAGCCGACGCCCCGGCGCACCGCGCCCGGTTCGCCCGCGCCCTCCGGGCCGCCCGGCAGCAGCCAGTCCTCCTCGGGCGTGTCCTTCGGCAGCTCGGGCAGCGGGAAGTCCCGTACCGCCTGCAGTAGTTCGGCCACCGGAGCGGGGCAGGTCACCGTCTGGCCGATGGGGAGCACGTCACCCGTCGCGAGCGCGTTGCGCAGGCGCACCTCGGCCGGGTCCAGGCCCAGCTTCTTCGCCAGTTTGTCCATCTGCGCCTCGTAGGCGGCGCAGACCTGCATCGCGCCCTCGCCGCGCACATGGCCGGAGGGCGGGTTGTTGGTGCGTACGGCCCAGCCCTCGATGAAGGCGTTCGGGACGACGTACGGGCCGCATGCGAAGGACACGGCGGCGGCGAGCGCGTCGGCGGAGGTGTCGGCGTACGCGCCCGCGTCCAGCAGGATCTGCGCCTCCACCTTCACCAACGTGCCCTCGGCGTCCGCGTGGTGGCGGTAGCGCAGCAGGGTGGGGTGGCGGTGGGCGTGGCCGAGGAAGGACTCCTCGCGCGTGGCGGTGAGTTTCACCGGGCAGCCGGTCTTGAGGGCGAGCAGGCCGAGCGGGATCTGGAAGCCCTGGTCCTCGCGGTCGGCGGTGGCGCCCGGCACCCCGGTGACGACGATCTTCACCCGATCCGGGGACAGCCCGTAGCAGGCGGCTGCGGTGTTGCGGTCGGCGTGCGGGTCGGTGGAGCCCATGTACAGCTCCACGCCGCCGTCGGGACGGGGCACGGCGAGACCGGCCTCGGCCCCGATCGGGGCCGGATCCTGGCGCCCTATGCGGTACAGCCCCTCGACGACGACCTCGCCGGCGGCCTCCGGATCGCCGTGGTGCAGCGGGATGTGCCGGATCAGGTTGCCGTCGGGGTGCAGGGGTTCGGCCTCGAAGGCCTGCTCCGGGTCGGTGACGGGGTCGAGTACTTCGTACTCGACGATGACGGCGGCGGCGGCCATCCGCGCGGTGTCCGGGTGGTCGGCGGCGACGGCGGCGATGGGCTCGCCGTGGTGCCGTACGACCTCGGAGGCGAACACCGGCCGGTCGGGGGTGCCCCGGCCGTGGCGCGGGGTGCCGGGGACGTCCTCGTGTGTGATGACGGCCCGTACGCCGGGCATCTCGCGCGCGTG
This region includes:
- a CDS encoding SUKH-4 family immunity protein, with translation MSTTDTGIAAITLTEAELDRYVTHAPTRGLLSGAGLPAHTDLLTFSPLRTHGLRTLADAADAPFRLAEELRGRLVIGELLSPAGMGRESILLDGATGEITTAHLFDPSDLRPFAPSLTTLLRFAAVTEELAGLRGRFASLAGQYGPQTAAEATRRLLALFEEGADGAVPPYWKVAALIRPLALVAGPGTACGLTLDVPARVLDQEFGHGRVSRFEEVDFPPTLTHESTRRFLRETGLPEQAVLFHTDTDEPLPTLREYFTQEHPGGFPLDELPAHADHLVRLGYLLEDTSLVVDGRTGAVLTFSEPDATLHPLNTDVSTLAFTLWLLHHERTIHRHLHHELPTLSYEQLAAAMIHTLTTVDPTGTSSATDWHYWTEAFQDEAGGVL
- a CDS encoding xanthine dehydrogenase family protein molybdopterin-binding subunit produces the protein MSNEAAAAPTAAEPAPESEPLPHGLGVSLTPADARAKTEGTFPYAADLWAEGLLWAAVLRSPHAHARIVNIDTTHAREMPGVRAVITHEDVPGTPRHGRGTPDRPVFASEVVRHHGEPIAAVAADHPDTARMAAAAVIVEYEVLDPVTDPEQAFEAEPLHPDGNLIRHIPLHHGDPEAAGEVVVEGLYRIGRQDPAPIGAEAGLAVPRPDGGVELYMGSTDPHADRNTAAACYGLSPDRVKIVVTGVPGATADREDQGFQIPLGLLALKTGCPVKLTATREESFLGHAHRHPTLLRYRHHADAEGTLVKVEAQILLDAGAYADTSADALAAAVSFACGPYVVPNAFIEGWAVRTNNPPSGHVRGEGAMQVCAAYEAQMDKLAKKLGLDPAEVRLRNALATGDVLPIGQTVTCPAPVAELLQAVRDFPLPELPKDTPEEDWLLPGGPEGAGEPGAVRRGVGYGLGMVHMLGAEGADEVSTATVKVHDGVATVLCAAVESGQGFTTLARQIVQETLGIEEVHVAPVDTDQPPAGAGCRGRHTWVSGGAVERAAKMVRTQLLQPLAHKFGMSTELLQITDGRITSYDGVLSTTVTEAMEGKELWATAQCRPHPTEPLNASGQGDAFVGLAFCAIRAVVDVDIELGSVRVVELAVAQDVGRVLNPAQLTARIEAGVTQGVGIALTENLRTPRGLVRHPDLTGYTLPTALDAPDIQIVKLVEERDVVAPFGAKSVSAVPVVTSPAAIASAVRAATGRPVNRLPIRPQAAVVTAQ